The following coding sequences lie in one Sphingobium sp. KCTC 72723 genomic window:
- a CDS encoding efflux RND transporter periplasmic adaptor subunit has translation MNRLPAALLRSLATILIVVAAVVVAIWMWTHYERSPWTRDGRVRADVVRVTPDISGLVTSVAVRDNQRVKAGDLLFVIDTPRYHLALEQARSQIASAQAVLGQARREARRDLALGDLVAAETHEQNVAKVETAQAALTEAMSAREGAALNLQRTRVVASVNGVVTNLDLHPGDYVGAGTQAMALIDGDSIRVEGYFEETKLGSICVGAPVTVRLMGEAQDLHGRVESIAFGINDDSRSNAGNLLPSVEPTFSWVRLAQRIPVRVRLEKVPVGMRLISGRTVTVTVQPQDKAKAGACRHG, from the coding sequence ATGAACCGCCTGCCCGCTGCGTTGTTGCGCAGCCTTGCCACCATATTGATCGTCGTTGCCGCTGTGGTCGTGGCGATATGGATGTGGACCCATTATGAGCGCAGCCCCTGGACCCGCGACGGGCGGGTGCGGGCCGATGTGGTGCGAGTGACGCCGGACATAAGCGGCCTCGTCACCTCCGTCGCGGTGCGCGACAATCAGCGGGTGAAGGCGGGCGACCTGCTGTTCGTGATCGACACGCCGCGATACCATCTGGCGCTGGAACAGGCGCGGTCGCAAATTGCCAGCGCGCAGGCGGTGCTGGGACAGGCGCGGCGGGAGGCGCGGCGCGACCTGGCGCTGGGCGATCTGGTGGCGGCGGAAACCCATGAGCAAAATGTCGCCAAGGTGGAGACGGCGCAGGCGGCGCTGACCGAAGCGATGAGCGCGCGCGAGGGTGCGGCGCTGAATTTGCAACGCACGCGGGTGGTGGCGTCGGTCAATGGCGTGGTGACGAACCTGGACCTGCATCCGGGCGATTATGTCGGCGCGGGGACGCAGGCCATGGCGCTGATCGACGGGGATTCGATCCGCGTGGAAGGCTATTTCGAGGAAACCAAGCTGGGGTCGATCTGCGTCGGTGCGCCAGTGACGGTGCGGTTGATGGGCGAGGCGCAGGATTTGCACGGGCGTGTCGAGAGCATTGCGTTCGGCATCAATGACGACAGTCGCAGCAATGCGGGCAATCTGCTCCCCTCGGTCGAGCCGACCTTTTCCTGGGTGCGATTGGCGCAACGGATTCCGGTGCGGGTCAGGCTGGAGAAAGTGCCGGTGGGGATGCGGTTGATCAGCGGACGGACGGTGACGGTGACGGTGCAGCCGCAGGATAAGGCGAAGGCGGGGGCGTGTCGCCATGGGTAA